One genomic segment of Epinephelus fuscoguttatus linkage group LG19, E.fuscoguttatus.final_Chr_v1 includes these proteins:
- the pik3r6b gene encoding phosphoinositide 3-kinase regulatory subunit 6 yields the protein MVDLTADVVLSPVETSLYNNVQALLKEMRSQSSSQKGVHRWSLQKKLEDDPSCSVSLIRVLVKELDKKLKRVSKIHKPQSYTHVIPMLHTLYYAVIQSGVMIPSSLYQTVYECLMKLLILPSPYSAVALRTLRSIKMEMNTPGSLYQKRVTAEQNLNNDHFTWQEKVFVLADPAVFSAPLEAAVRKHLEASNFLRDTTTMEISVVLRVLQAGLGTSCHSSRLAQALEALEKHTVEKYFQEVVSAVEKSMKHGAGGRTIYLNKLRNIYGDILTASKGRTTLDHGSVCSNAMPYPEINFLLWSDEDDLWDLLADFAQCFHSDSASVDEDEKGKRDSGIERDIKESDPDDTLRSLATKPGSVIKRRNAFKSMKPADRLSLMQEKIDVFPGSSAVVKEDRRRHTARVVVMGDDRVLGRLARTYHSIRERESKRLLLTRKLKLQLYYVPFSNVESLLSLPVSHAESLKATQTDWYFVEDSQDSPCQNGCRLSLASTLGRVDPWYNSNINSLGATISKLAEMHSDHSEPPEQSLPLLDTLCYYLRCGMQPVNLPLYSVKMTRSSCGVSSVVEDVFVSHLDADIPEFRHLKEKFTKEPSARRKKSTVELFGAVMSVSYSKMSLSKRKVKMGEAPMTCGVMITSEPAALTSGEDHLTVRFDSLNPGYNTTIQTQNISIRTMEHRMLYVCLDKDSRRTYTDVHRIEISPCLDPGCSIRSRFSVSQEREPLISKYLDKVLSLPINTFTGVTA from the exons ATGGTTGATCTCACAG CTGATGTGGTGCTCTCGCCTGTGGAGACCAGCCTGTACAACAACGTCCAGGCTCTTCTCAAAGAGATGAGGAGCCAGAGTTCTTCACAGAAAG gagtGCACAGATGGAGCCTTCAGAAGAAGCTGGAGGACGATCCGTCCTGCAGCGTCTCACTGATCAGAGTTCTGGTCAAAGAGCTGGACAAGAAGCTGAAGAGAGTCAGCAAG ATTCACAAACCACAATCCTACACGCATGTCATTCCGATGCTTCACACTCTCTACTATGCAGTTATTCAG TCAGGTGTGATGATTCCCAGCAGCCTCTACCAGACAGTGTACGAGTGTTTGATGAAGCTGCTGATATTACCATCGCCTTACTCTGCTGTGGCCCTGCGCACGCTGAGGAGCATCAAGATGGAAATGAACACACCAG GCTCCTTGTATCAGAAGAGAGTCACTGCAGAGCAGAACCTGAACAACGATCATTTCACCTGGCAGGAAAA GGTGTTTGTGCTCGCTGACCCAGCTGTGTTTTCGGCTCCACTGGAGGCAGCAGTGAGAAAACACTTGGAGGCGTCAAACTTTCTCAGGGACACGACAACCATGGAGATCAGTGTGGTGCTGCGTGTGCTGCAGGCCGGGCTGGGGACGAGCTGCCACAGCTCCAGACTGGCTCAGGCTCTGGAG GCTTTAGAGAAACATACAGTAGAGAAATATTTCCAGGAAGTGGTCTCAGCTGTGGAGAAGAGTATGAAGCACGGTGCAGGTGGTCGTACAATCTATCTGAACAAACTAAGAAACATATACGGAGACATCCTGACTGCCTCTAAAG GAAGAACAACGCTGGATCATGGTTCTGTGTGCAGCAATGCAATGCCCTATCCAGAGATCAACTTCCTGTTATGGAGTGATGAGGATGATCTAT GGGACCTGCTGGCAGACTTCGCCCAGTGCTTCCACTCTGACTCAGCCAGTGTTGATGAAGATGAGAAGGGCAAAAGAGACAGCGGGATAGAGAGAGATATAAAGGAGAGCGACCCCGACGACACACTGCGGTCTTTGGCCACAAAGCCCGGGTCAGTAATCAAACGGAGAAATGCCTTTAAGTCCATGAAGCCAGCAGATAGACTGAGCCTTATGCAGGAGAAGATAGATGTGTTTCCTGGAAGCTCTGCTGTCGTAAAAGAAGACAGGAGGCGTCACACGGCACGTGTGGTGGTGATGGGCGATGACCGTGTGCTGGGACGACTCGCCAGGACTTATCACTCAATTCG AGAACGAGAGTCAAAACGCCTTCTCCTGACGAGGAAACTGAAGCTACAGTTGTACTACGTCCCGTTCTCTAATGTGGAGTCGTTGCTCAGTTTACCTGTGAGTCACGCTGAGTCGCTCAAAGCGACACAGACAGACTGGTATTTTGTTGAAGACTCACAGGACAGCCCGTGTCAGAATGGATGCAGATTGTCTCTGGCCTCCACGCTGGGAAGAGTGGATCCATGGTACAACAGCAACATCAACAGTCTGGGAGCTACAATCTCCAAACTGGCTGAAATG CACTCTGATCACAGCGAGCCACCAGAGCAAAGCCTCCCTCTGCTGGACACTCTGTGTTACTACCTCCGCTGTGGGATGCAGCCCGTTAACCTGCCGCTCTATTCTGTGAAG ATGACGCGCTCCAGCTGTGGCGTGAGTTCGGTGGTGGAGGACGTGTTTGTGTCTCACCTGGACGCAGACATCCCTGAGTTCAGACACCTGAAAGAGAAGTTCACAA AGGAGCCCTCTGCACGCCGAAAGAAGTCGACAGTGGAACTCTTTGGCGCAGTCATGTCAGTCAGTTATTCAAAG ATGTCTTTGAGCAAAAGAAAAGTCAAAATGGGAGAGGCGCCCATGACATGTGGCGTGATGATTACATCAGAGCCAGCAGCTTTAACATCAG GCGAGGATCACCTCACTGTCAGGTTTGACAGTCTGAACCCAGGATACAACACA ACGATCCAAACCCAGAACATCAGCATCAGGACGATGGAGCATCGAATGCTCTACGTGTGTCTGGACAAGGACTCCCGCAGGACCTACACTGATgttcacag GATTGAGATTTCTCCGTGCTTGGATCCAGGCTGCAGCATCCGGTCCAGGTTCAGTGTCAGTCAGGAGCGAGAGCCGCTGATCAGCAAGTATCTGGACAAAGTGCTGTCGCTGCCCATCAACACCTTCACTGGAGTGACGGCCTGA
- the mfsd6l gene encoding major facilitator superfamily domain-containing protein 6-like, which yields MKRNKQIDVRRALALAGTFNFLCSCAAACLLPFLTLYFRQLGLTPAMTGIIIGTKHLISLVWSPAASLLAKHYNKRRVVINCCLVCSAAAALVLLFFPSTEVHISTCNMSDLSSGPTQSLGGDLIMSSIAPAVSSRSHSEINTAPVSHSAVTPPAQTLPHTKAAPVMTSRTGLKTHPQLTQENVSAVTVSDGAGESKISSSVTHHASSSTAALLRNKRSKEQEGGKKVEEEESSFDFLGSLKAMDPQHQLFFLVLITVSVWEVASAPLEWTADDGLYEYLDFADASDRYSSTGLWSLLGAACGVGGTGLLVSQLHCLIAGQTTRSAVHFYSYAGVSALALPAAACLPLYLNKKRDRANGLLKAMQLVRGSPRALLCAVTTLLVGVTNSAVENFLLWQMQDQGSSELHMGLTLALALLSQAAFPLLATRVSKLLSPGRVLAVGAATLGLQCLYYSFLWGPWAALPAQVFSCFSSGALWWAVRLQCEDVATPGAERSVRRVYSSLSLHLGSGLGSFAGGFVAQRFGLTWLFRGAAVGVMMWCVCLPLLQWKAPRQRRINYSRLLAADASEASDSESEQDRDWLEKAMEDDRSNNNNYGRRINR from the coding sequence ATGAAGAGGAACAAGCAGATCGACGTCAGGCGAGCCCTCGCTCTGGCCGGCACCTTCAACTTCCTGTGCTCCTGCGCCGCAGCCTGCCTGCTCCCCTTCCTCACCCTGTACTTCAGACAGCTGGGTCTGACTCCCGCCATGACGGGCATCATCATTGGCACCAAGCACCTCATATCGCTGGTGTGGAGCCCCGCGGCGAGCCTCCTCGCCAAACACTACAACAAGAGGCGCGTGGTGATAAACTGTTGTCTCGTGTGTtcggcagcagcagctctggttCTGCTGTTTTTCCCGTCCACTGAGGTGCACATCAGCACCTGTAACATGTCTGATCTGAGCAGCGGTCCTACACAGAGTCTGGGTGGTGACCTCATCATGAGCAGCATTGCACCGGCCGTGTCTTCAAGAAGTCACTCTGAAATCAACACAGCTCCTGTTTCCCACTCTGCCGTCACTCCTCCTGCTCAGACACTCCCTCATACTAAAGCTGCTCCTGTTATGACGAGCAGAACTGGACTTAAAACTCATCCTCAGCTGACACAGGAGAACGTATCAGCAGTGACGGTCAGCGACGGCGCCGGAGAATCAAAGATCAGCAGCTCCGTCACACACCACGCCTCCAGCTCTACAGCAGCTCTGCTGAGGAATAAGAGGTCCAAAGAACAGGAAGGAGGAAAgaaggtggaggaagaggagagcagTTTTGATTTTCTGGGCAGCCTGAAGGCGATGGACCCTCAACACCAGCTCTTCTTCTTGGTGCTCATCACCGTGTCTGTGTGGGAGGTTGCGTCAGCCCCTCTGGAGTGGACGGCAGACGACGGCCTGTACGAATATCTGGACTTTGCAGACGCTTCAGATCGCTACAGCAGCACCGGGCTGTGGAGTTTACTCGGAGCGGCGTGTGGGGTCGGAGGAACAGGTTTGCTGGTGAGCCAGTTACACTGTCTGATAGCTGGTCAGACGACGAGGAGCGCTGTGCATTTCTACAGCTACGCCGGTGTGTCAGCTCTGGCCCTGCCTGCGGCCGCCTGCCTCCCTCTCTACCTCAACAAGAAGCGAGACAGAGCCAACGGGCTCCTCAAGGCCATGCAGCTGGTGCGAGGCTCCCCCCGCGCTCTGCTCTGCGCAGTCACCACCCTGCTGGTCGGGGTAACGAACTCGGCCGTGGAGAACTTCCTCCTGTGGCAGATGCAGGATCAGGGGAGCAGTGAGCTGCACATGGGGCTGACTCTCGCCCTCGCTCTGCTCTCACAGGCCGCCTTCCCTCTGCTGGCTACTCGAGTCTCCAAGCTCCTCAGCCCGGGCAGGGTGCTCGCTGTGGGGGCTGCGACTCTCGGGCTGCAGTGCCTCTACTACTCCTTCCTGTGGGGACCGTGGGCGGCGCTACCTGCTCAGGTGTTCAGCTGTTTCAGCAGCGGAGCCCTCTGGTGGGCCGTGAGGCTGCAGTGTGAGGACGTGGCCACGCCGGGGGCTGAGAGGAGCGTGAGGAGGGTCTACAGCTCACTGTCTCTACACCTGGGCAGCGGGCTGGGGAGCTTCGCCGGAGGGTTTGTGGCGCAGAGGTTTGGGCTGACGTGGCTGTTCAGAGGAGCGGCGGTGGGTGTGatgatgtggtgtgtgtgtctgcctctgCTCCAGTGGAAAGCTCCTCGCCAACGCAGGATTAACTACTCTCGCCTTTTGGCGGCCGATGCAAGTGAAGCCAGTGACTCTGAGTCTGAACAGGACAGAGACTGGCTGGAGAAAGCGATGGAGGACGAcagaagcaacaacaacaactatgGAAGGAGGATAAACCGCTGA